From Pseudoramibacter sp.:
TCAGGGGCCCCGGCATTTAAAACTGCATTTGAAAACCGGCACGACGGTGAGTCTGACGGCGCTTTCGGACCACACCGGGCCGGTGACGTTGAAGGGATTTGCCTACCCTCTGGATCATCAGTGCTTAAGTTTCTGCGACGCAGGGCTGACCGTGAGCAATTTTGCCGCGGCGCCGGAACAGGAAGTGCATTTTGAATCAGGCCTGCTTTTGATCGACGTGGTCGATGAAAAAGAAACGCCCCAGAGTGAAACTGCGCAATAAAAAAAGTCACCCGTCGGTGACTTTTTTATTGTTTTTGTGTAATATGAGAATGGGTTCTGATTATGCCCGTTCGACTTTGCCGGAACGCAGGCAGCGTGTGCAGACATATTCACGGCGCGGTGTGCCGTCGACCACAATTTTGATCTTCTGCAGATTTGGCTTCCACATTCTTTTATTGTGTTTATTGGAGTGCGCGACAGAGTTGCCGGAAACAACGCCCTTGTGGCACACAAAGCATTCTTTTGCCATGGCTTCAACCCTCCTTATTCGAATCGTCTGTGTTAACAGTACAGTATTATAACATAAGACCAAAAAAGTTTGCAATAAGTTTTTGTACTTTATTTTGACTTTATTGACTTTAAGCGGTAAAATAAATTTACCTATCTGTAGAATTAAAAAGAAAATCGGGTACAGCGCCTAAAGGCGTTTCAATAAAAAAGGAGACGACAATGAAGTTAAGTTTGGAAAATGATTTAGGACGAATTGAAATTTCCAGGAAAGCCATTGCCGACATCGCGGCGGATACCGCAATGCAGTGCTACGGACTGGTGGGCATGGCCCATCAGCGCGGCAGAGACGGACTGATTGAACTCTTGACGCGGGAACGCTCGAGCAAAGGCGTCAGCGTCTCGATCGACGAAGACGGCAAACTGATCATCGACCTTTTCGTGATTGTCGAACAGGCGATTAAGATTTCAGTGGTGGCTGAAAATATCATTTCGGCGGTTAAATATCAGGTCGAACGTCAGACCTCGATGAAAGTCAAGCGCGTGACGGTCAACGTCGTCAGTGTAAGAGCATAATTCTGGAGGAACGAATGGAAATTCAAAAGATTGACGGCGCGATGCTTCGCAAAATGTTTGAGTATGGCGCTCAGAATCTTGAAATTTACAAGAAAAACGTCGATGAATTAAATGTATTCCCGGTTCCGGACGGCGATACTGGCACCAACATGAGCATGACCTTTGCCAATTCGATCCGGGAATTGAACAAGTTAAAGAATGACGAACTCTACGCGGTTTCAAAAACGGCCTCCAGCGGCGCGCTGTTCGGCGCCCGGGGCAACTCCGGCGTCATTTTGTCCCAGCTTTTAAGGGGATTGGCCCGCGCAAACAAAGGGCACAAAACCCTGGATGTCAAAGGCGTGGCGGAAGGCATCAAATCCGCGGCGGACACGGCGTACAAAGCCGTAATGAAGCCCACGGAAGGGACGATTCTGACCGTCGCCTGGGAAATGTCCGAGTTTGCCCAGGCCCATTACAAAGAATACGACGACATTTTGAGTTTTCTTAATGACGTTCTGGCCCAGGGACAGGATGCCCTGAGACGGACACCGGAAATGCTGCCGGTTTTGAAAGAAGCCGGGGTCGTCGATTCCGGCGGCCAGGGGCTGATTTACATCGTCGAAGGCGCCGTGAAGGGCCTGGCCGGCAAAGAACTGGAAAAAGCCGTGACCCTGCAGCCTTCCGAACGGGAACGCTTTGTGGACGATTCCAACATGAAGCCGGAAGACATCACCTACGGCTACTGCACTGAGTTTATTGTCAAACACGCGAAAGACGCCGATGAAAACGCCCTTCGGGATTATTTGTCGACGATCGGGGACTGTGTGCTGGTCATCAAAGACGACGATTTGATCAAAGTCCACGTGCATACCGACCATCCCGGGAAGGCCTTTGAAAAGGGGCTGACCATGGGGACGCTGACCCGGATGAAGGTGGACAACATGCGGGAAATGCTCGGCGTTCCGGACGAAGAAGAAGCGGAAGAACCCCAGGGCGACCCGGTGCCCTATGGCTTTGTGGCTGTTTCTCCCGGGGACGGCCTGTCTGAAATCTTTAAGGAACTGGGGGTCACCCGGGTCATCTCCGGCGGCCAGACCATGAATCCCAGCACCGAAGATTTTACGGCGGAAATCAAAAAAATCAACGCCGATCATATTTTCCTGTTCCCGAACAACGGCAACATCATCATGGCGGCCAATCAGGCGGCGGAAATGTCGGACAAAGATGTCCGGGTTATTCCGTCCAAGACGATTCCCCAGTGCATCACCGCCATGCTGAGCTTTGACGCCGATGTGGACTGCGACGCCAACGAAAAGGCGATGGACGATGTGCTGGCGACTGTCAAAACCGGCGAAGTGACCTACGCCGTGCGCAACACGAAAATCGACGGCAAGGCCATTGCCAAAGGCGATATCATGGGCATCAGCGAAGGCGAAATCAAAACCGTCGGCACAGACGTCAACGACGTGACGGAAAAACTCATCGATCAGCTCATCGACCCGGAAAGCGAATTGATTTCGATTTATTACGGCAACGGTTTAAAGAAAGAAGATACGGAAAGTTTAGTGGAAGCGGTGGAACAGCGCTACGACGACTGCGACGTTGAAGTGAGTGAAGGCGCGCAGCCGCTGTATTACTACATCGTTTCTGTAGAATAAGGGATGCAGGGCGGATGAAATTAGAGGATGCGATTCGAAAGGTACCCGGAATCGGGCCAAAGCGGGAAGCCGCACTTTTGGCCGACGGGATCGAGACGGTCGGTGATTTCCTTGCCCACACCCCCAGAACCTATGTCGACCGGTCCAAACAGGCGGCTCTGACGGAAACGGCAGAGCAGCCGGTGACGGTCGAAGCGGTGATCACATCAAAAGGGGCAGTTCGCCATATCCGGCGGAATCTGTCCCTTTTTCAATGTCAGATCGAAGACCGTTTTGGCAATCAAGGCAGGATCACGGTTTTCAATCAGCCCTGGACCAGAGAACATCTGGAAACGGACAAATGGTATTATTTTTTTGGCAAAGTCAGCCGGAAAAAGGGAACGGCCGTCATGGTCAATCCCCAGTTTGCGCCGGCGGATCAGCCGGGCCATTTTTTTGATCTGACGCCGGTTTACGGTAAAATCGGCGGCCTCGGCAGCGAAGGGGTGCACAAAACAGCTGCGCGGATTCTGCGCCCGAAAAGCGAAAAAGATCGTTTAGAGGTGCCGGAGATTCTGCCGGAATCTCTGCGCCAAAAGTATCACCTCGAAGGGGCCGAAGCGACGCTGACGGGGCTGCATCTGCCGAAGACCATGGCCGATGTGGAAAAGGCCAAACAGCGCATGAAATTCGAGGAGGCGCTGAAAATCAACATCGGAATTCTGCGGCACAGCACCGTCGGCGAACCATCGAAGATCGTGCTCCGGGACTTGGCGCCGATTTCCCGCTTTGAAAACGGCCTGCCTTTCGCCCTGACCCCGGGCCAGGAGAAAGTGCTCGGCGATATCGAGGCGGATCTCAAAAGCGGCAAAGTCATGAACCGGCTGGTCCAGGGCGACGTGGGCAGTGGCAAGACCATCATCGCCGTCGCCTGCGCCTACTGGATGGCCTTGGGCGGCTATCAGTGCGCCTACATGGCGCCCACCGAAATTCTGGCCCGGCAGCACGCCCGGAATTTCGACGCGTTCCTGTCGCCCTACGGCATCACTGTCACGCTGATCACCGGGAGCATGAAAGAGAAAGAACGGGCCAACGCCCTGGCGCATATCGCAAACGGCGAAGCCCAGGTCATTGTCGGCACCCACGCGCTGTTTCAGAAAGACGTGCAGTATTACAATCTGGGCATGGTGATCACCGACGAGCAGCACCGCTTCGGTGTGCATCAGCGCGGCGTCTTTGCCGAAAAGGGCGAGCGGCCCCACATGCTGGTCATGAGCGCCACGCCGATTCCGAGAACGCTGGCGCTGACTTTGTACGGAGATCTGGACGTGTCGGTCATCGACACGATGCCCGAAGGGCGCAAGCCGGTCAAGACTTATTTTTACACCGAGAAGGCGATGCCGAAAATCTTGAGTTTTATGGCGAAGGCGATGTCCAAGGGGCGCCAGTGCCTCATCGTCTGTCCCTTTATCGAAGATTCTTCAGAGATGGCCGACGTCCGGGACGCCCAGAGCGTTTACCGCGAGGTGCAGCGGTATTACAAAGGGCTGTACCGCGTCGGCTGCCTCCACGGAAAAATGAGCGCCGCCGACAAACAGGACGTCATCGACCGGTTCCGCTCAGGCGGCATTGATTTGCTGGTGGCCACGAGCATCGTGGAAGTCGGCATCGACGTGCCGAATCTGACGGTGATGGCCGTGATGAGCGCCGACCGCTTCGGCCTTTCCCAGCTGCACCAGCTCCGGGGAAGAGTGGGGCGCGGCGGCCAGCAGGCTTATTGCTTTCTGGTGTCCAACCACCTCGGGGAAAAGACCATCGAGCGGATGAAGGTCATCGTCAACCACCACGACGGACGGGAAATCGCGGAAGCCGATTTCAGGCTCCGGGGACCCGGCGACGTCCTGGGCACCCGTCAGCACGGCCTGCCCAGTCTGTCGGCGCTGGACCCTTTGGAAGACAGCGCGCTGATCGAAACGACCAGAGCCCTGGCCCTCGAGCTGATGCAGTCGCCTAAGGGCGAAGACATGGCGTGCGTCTCGGCGCTGGCCAACGCCTTTGACCGGGGGATCGGCAAAATTTCGATGAATTAAAACTGAATGAGGAGGCGGCATGAGAATTACAGGCGGCGAACGCCGGGGAATGAAATTAGCGGAGCCCAAGGGCATGGCGGTCCGGCCGACGACGGACAAGGTCAAGGCGGCCATTTTCAACGCGATCCAGTGGGACGTCCGGGATGCGGCGGTTTTTGTGGACTGTTTCGGCGGCACCGGGGCGATGGCTTTGGAAGCACTGAGCCGGGGCGTGAAGGAGGCCTGGATTTTTGACAAGGCGCCGAAGAGCATCCGCCTGATCCGTCAGAACGTGGCCAAGGCGCGCTACGAAGACCGGGCCCACATTGTGGAAACGCCGGCGGCCTCAGGCTTAAGACAGCTGGCGGCGTCGGGGGTTCAGGCCGACCTCGTTTTCATGGACCCCCCTTACCGGATGACTGAAGAACCTGCGGCGCTGGCCGCGCTCATTTCTGAGAAAAAAATCATGAAATCTCAGGGAATATTGATGATAGAACACGAAAAATCTGTTATAATGCCATTAATTATGGGAGAATTTACCCAGATGAAGCACAAGGTCTATGGCATAACGGCCGTCGATTTTTACCGTTATGCAGGGCCTGAACAAGAAGGAGAGGGAGAACGGTCATGAGAATCGCAGTCTATCCGGGAAGTTTTGACCCGGTGACCATGGGACATATCGACATTATCCGGCGGGCGGCGGCAGTGGCGGATGAACTCCACGTCTGCATTTTGAAGAATCCCAAAAAGCATTACTGGTTTTCCCAGGAAGAGCGGCTGGAACTTCTGCGCGAAAGCACGGCGTCCTTTCAGCATGTGGTGATCGAATCCTACGCCGGACTGCTGACAGACTATGCCCATGAAATCGGCGCGTCGGTCGTCATCAAAGGGCTGCGCAACACCACCGATTTTATGTACGAAAGCCAGATGGATTATTTTAACAAACGGCTGGCCCCGGATATCGAGACCGTTTATCTGGTGTCCGACAACCGGTATTCGGTTCTCAGTTCGTCCGCGATCCGGGAGCTGATGACCTTTGGCGGCAACCTCGAAGGGCTGGTTCCCGAACCGGTGCTGGAAGCCGTTCGTCATCGTCAAGAGAGGCTAAAACACAATGGATAAAGTAACGCAGTTAATCAATGAATTGGAAGAGCTGATCAACCGGAGCAGTGCGGTGCCCTTTTCCTCCAAGACCATGATCGATCCCAACGAAGCGATGGACATCATCAAAGAGCTCAGGGAAACGCTGCCCGGGGAACTGAAAGAGTCAAAACAGATTGTGGCCAACAAAAAGCAGATTTTGTTCGACGCCCAGAAACAGGCGGATCAGACCCGGGAAGACGCTTCGAAGCAGATGAAAGCCATGATCGATCAAAACGAAGTGACCCATCAGGCCCAGGTGCAGGCCGAAGCCATTATCAAGGCCGCCCAGGCCCAGGCCAAGGAAATCCGCACCGGCACCCAGCATTACGCGGACAAGATCCTGGCAAAGCTTCAGGATCAGCTGCGCCAGCTCAACGGGACGATCGGCGAAAACCGGAAGGAAATCCGGGACCTTCAATAAGAAGTACAAATTAAGCGGCACAAAACGCAGGAGAAATAAAAATATTGATGCAAACGAATCCAATCAAAAGTCCTTTTAAAATCGGTGAAACCCAGACCTTAGAGGTCGATCATCTGTCCAAAATCGGCGCCTTTTTAGTGCTGCCGGATCATCCGGACAAGGGCACGGTGCTGCTGCCCAAACGGGAAGGCGGAGACGGATGCGCCCCTGGGGATCAGCTTCCGGTTTTTGTGTATCTGGATTCCGAAGACCGTCCCATTGCGACGGCCCGGCAGCCAAAGATCGAAATGGGCCAGATCCGGCCCCTGAAAGTGGTGTCGGTGACCAGAATCGGCGCCTTCCTCGACTGGGGACTAGAAAAGGATCTGCTGCTGCCCTTCCACGAACAGACCATCCGGGTGCAGACCGGACGGGAATATTTGGTGGCCTTGTATTTAGACAAAACCGGCCGGCCCTGTGCGACGATGAAGGTGTACGAACGGCTCAAGGCGGACGCGCCCTACGCCGTCGGCGACTGGGTCCGGGGCTACATTTACAACATCAACCCCAATGTGGGCGCCTTTGTGGCTGTCGATTACCAGTACCACGGCCTGATCCCCAGACAGAATCTGAGCCGGGATATCCACGTTGCGACTCAGATCAAGGCCCGGGTCACTGAAATCCGCAGGCGGGATCACCGTTTGATTTTAAGCCCCCACAAGCAGGGCTACAAGATGATCAACACCGACGGCGCCGTGGTGATGAAAAAACTCAAAGCCGCGGGCGGTTTTCTGCCCTACGGCGACAAGACGGCGCCGGCCGTGATCAATCAGGAATTCGGACTGAGCAAGAGCGCCTTTAAACGGGCGATCGGCCATCTTCAGAAGCGCGGAAAACTGCGCATTGAAAGAGACGGGCTCCATTTAATTTCATAGCGAGCCAGAGAAAGCAGGTGACGGAAATGAAAGCTGAAAAATCTAAAGTCGCCGTGATCCGCTGCGACACCTACGACGCCAAGCAGGT
This genomic window contains:
- a CDS encoding CvfB family protein; amino-acid sequence: MQTNPIKSPFKIGETQTLEVDHLSKIGAFLVLPDHPDKGTVLLPKREGGDGCAPGDQLPVFVYLDSEDRPIATARQPKIEMGQIRPLKVVSVTRIGAFLDWGLEKDLLLPFHEQTIRVQTGREYLVALYLDKTGRPCATMKVYERLKADAPYAVGDWVRGYIYNINPNVGAFVAVDYQYHGLIPRQNLSRDIHVATQIKARVTEIRRRDHRLILSPHKQGYKMINTDGAVVMKKLKAAGGFLPYGDKTAPAVINQEFGLSKSAFKRAIGHLQKRGKLRIERDGLHLIS
- the recG gene encoding ATP-dependent DNA helicase RecG codes for the protein MKLEDAIRKVPGIGPKREAALLADGIETVGDFLAHTPRTYVDRSKQAALTETAEQPVTVEAVITSKGAVRHIRRNLSLFQCQIEDRFGNQGRITVFNQPWTREHLETDKWYYFFGKVSRKKGTAVMVNPQFAPADQPGHFFDLTPVYGKIGGLGSEGVHKTAARILRPKSEKDRLEVPEILPESLRQKYHLEGAEATLTGLHLPKTMADVEKAKQRMKFEEALKINIGILRHSTVGEPSKIVLRDLAPISRFENGLPFALTPGQEKVLGDIEADLKSGKVMNRLVQGDVGSGKTIIAVACAYWMALGGYQCAYMAPTEILARQHARNFDAFLSPYGITVTLITGSMKEKERANALAHIANGEAQVIVGTHALFQKDVQYYNLGMVITDEQHRFGVHQRGVFAEKGERPHMLVMSATPIPRTLALTLYGDLDVSVIDTMPEGRKPVKTYFYTEKAMPKILSFMAKAMSKGRQCLIVCPFIEDSSEMADVRDAQSVYREVQRYYKGLYRVGCLHGKMSAADKQDVIDRFRSGGIDLLVATSIVEVGIDVPNLTVMAVMSADRFGLSQLHQLRGRVGRGGQQAYCFLVSNHLGEKTIERMKVIVNHHDGREIAEADFRLRGPGDVLGTRQHGLPSLSALDPLEDSALIETTRALALELMQSPKGEDMACVSALANAFDRGIGKISMN
- the coaD gene encoding pantetheine-phosphate adenylyltransferase → MRIAVYPGSFDPVTMGHIDIIRRAAAVADELHVCILKNPKKHYWFSQEERLELLRESTASFQHVVIESYAGLLTDYAHEIGASVVIKGLRNTTDFMYESQMDYFNKRLAPDIETVYLVSDNRYSVLSSSAIRELMTFGGNLEGLVPEPVLEAVRHRQERLKHNG
- the rpmB gene encoding 50S ribosomal protein L28 yields the protein MAKECFVCHKGVVSGNSVAHSNKHNKRMWKPNLQKIKIVVDGTPRREYVCTRCLRSGKVERA
- the rsmD gene encoding 16S rRNA (guanine(966)-N(2))-methyltransferase RsmD, yielding MRITGGERRGMKLAEPKGMAVRPTTDKVKAAIFNAIQWDVRDAAVFVDCFGGTGAMALEALSRGVKEAWIFDKAPKSIRLIRQNVAKARYEDRAHIVETPAASGLRQLAASGVQADLVFMDPPYRMTEEPAALAALISEKKIMKSQGILMIEHEKSVIMPLIMGEFTQMKHKVYGITAVDFYRYAGPEQEGEGERS
- a CDS encoding Asp23/Gls24 family envelope stress response protein; translation: MKLSLENDLGRIEISRKAIADIAADTAMQCYGLVGMAHQRGRDGLIELLTRERSSKGVSVSIDEDGKLIIDLFVIVEQAIKISVVAENIISAVKYQVERQTSMKVKRVTVNVVSVRA
- a CDS encoding DAK2 domain-containing protein codes for the protein MEIQKIDGAMLRKMFEYGAQNLEIYKKNVDELNVFPVPDGDTGTNMSMTFANSIRELNKLKNDELYAVSKTASSGALFGARGNSGVILSQLLRGLARANKGHKTLDVKGVAEGIKSAADTAYKAVMKPTEGTILTVAWEMSEFAQAHYKEYDDILSFLNDVLAQGQDALRRTPEMLPVLKEAGVVDSGGQGLIYIVEGAVKGLAGKELEKAVTLQPSERERFVDDSNMKPEDITYGYCTEFIVKHAKDADENALRDYLSTIGDCVLVIKDDDLIKVHVHTDHPGKAFEKGLTMGTLTRMKVDNMREMLGVPDEEEAEEPQGDPVPYGFVAVSPGDGLSEIFKELGVTRVISGGQTMNPSTEDFTAEIKKINADHIFLFPNNGNIIMAANQAAEMSDKDVRVIPSKTIPQCITAMLSFDADVDCDANEKAMDDVLATVKTGEVTYAVRNTKIDGKAIAKGDIMGISEGEIKTVGTDVNDVTEKLIDQLIDPESELISIYYGNGLKKEDTESLVEAVEQRYDDCDVEVSEGAQPLYYYIVSVE